The Gammaproteobacteria bacterium genome includes the window TTTGTCAAGCATCGTTACATAATAAAATATCCATAAAAATGGTTTCACAAAAAATGAAAAATATCAATCAATATTTTTAATAGATTCTTTAGTTCATTTTTAATTCATTGATTTTACGAGTAATAGTATTGCGTCCCCAGCCTAAAAGACGAGCGGCGTCTTGGCGTCGTCCAACGGAGTGACGTAACGCGGCAGTGATCATTACCCTTTCAAAGCGAGGAACCGCATTATCTAGAAGGCTGATTTCTCCTTGAGCAAAGAGCCGTTCAGCCCAGTGCTCTAACTTTTTTTCCCAGCTTTCATTCACTGCAAATTGATTGATTGGATTCAATATTTCTGCAGGTAAATCAGCAGGAAGAATCTCTTGTCCCGCAACCATCACAGTGAGCCAACGACAGGTGTTTTCTAGCTGACGAACATTGCCGGGCCAATCTAAGCGTTGTAGCACGTTTTCAGTCTCTTGATGAAGTGTTTTGGACTCTATCTTCAACTCACGCGCGGCAATAGCGAGAAAATGGCGAGCCAACAAAGGAATGTCCTCATGCCTAGCACGTAAAGGAGGGATATGGACGCGAATAACGTTAATGCGATGAAACAAATCTTCACGGAAACCCCCATTCAATACTAAATTTTCTAAATTTTGATGGGTAGCCGCAATGATGCGCACGTCAACTCTAAGGGGTGCATGGCCACCCACTCGATAGAATTCACCATCAGCTAAAACCCGTAATAACCGGGTTTGAAGCTCGGCAGGCATATCGCCGATCTCGTCTAAAAAAAGGGTGCCGCCGTTGGCTTGCTCGAAACGTCCGTGGCGCAGAGTTTGAGCACCGGTAAAAGCGCCGCGTTCATGACCAAAAAGTTCCGATTCTAGAAGATCACGAGGAATCGCGGCAGTATTGAGAGCAATGAATGGTCCCACCGAGCGAGGGCTATGGCGATGGAGGGCATGAGCTACTAATTCTTTACCAGTGCCGGATTCGCCATTGATAAGTACAGTTACGCTTGATCGCGACAGTCGGCCAATCGCGCGAAAAACTTCCTGCATAGCAGGTGCTTCACCAATAATTTCGGAACTATGAGGTGGTATCGTTGCAATAGTTGTAATTAGACGTCGACGTTGATTCATTATGGCGCGATGGACTTGATCCACAGCATCATCTACGTCGAAGGGTTTCGGTAAATATTCAAATGCACCGCCTTGATAGGCTAAAACCGCGCTCTCAAGGTCGGAGTGAGCGGTCATGATGATCACTGGTAGATCTGGGTGACGATCTTTGATGATGCGTAGTAATGTCAAGCCATCCATACCCGGCATTCGTATATCAGAAAGCAGAGCATCTGGTTGTTCCTGCTCCAGGCGTTCTAATACACCATGAGCACAAGAAAAAGCGGTAACTTCTATGTTGGCGCGGGTAAGGGCGCGCTCTAAAACCCAACGAATGGATCGATCATCATCAATGATCCAAACATGTTCTCGCTTTGCTTCCGTCATCCTGTGCCACCTGTTGGATTTTTTGAAAGTCATTATTTGAAAGGGGAAGAAAAAGAGAAAAAATGGTTTCCCCAGGCTGACTGACACATTCGATGAAGCCACCGTTTTGGTTGATAAGAGATTGAGCGATGGGTAACCCAAGACCTACCCCATTGGTTCGTCCGGTAACCATGGGTAGAAATATATAAGGTAATAGTTCATCAGGAACCCCTGGTCCATTGTCAATCACATCAACGTTCAACACCAAACGGTGACGTTGGCCTGCAATGGTAAATTGACGTCGAACGCGGGTTCGTAGAGTAATGTTGCCACGTTCTCCTAACGCTTGAGCGGCGTTACGCACCAGATTAAGGAAAACTTGAATCATCTGGTCGGGATCGACGATAACGGACGGGATGCTGGGATCATAGTCGATATGTAGTTGAATGCCTTGGCATACTTCAGATTTTACCAAGGTATGCACACGTTCCAGCACTTCGTGAATATTAATCGCACGCTTGCGGGGCAGAGTATTGGGGCCGAGC containing:
- the glnG gene encoding DNA-binding transcriptional dual regulator NtrC, translating into MTEAKREHVWIIDDDRSIRWVLERALTRANIEVTAFSCAHGVLERLEQEQPDALLSDIRMPGMDGLTLLRIIKDRHPDLPVIIMTAHSDLESAVLAYQGGAFEYLPKPFDVDDAVDQVHRAIMNQRRRLITTIATIPPHSSEIIGEAPAMQEVFRAIGRLSRSSVTVLINGESGTGKELVAHALHRHSPRSVGPFIALNTAAIPRDLLESELFGHERGAFTGAQTLRHGRFEQANGGTLFLDEIGDMPAELQTRLLRVLADGEFYRVGGHAPLRVDVRIIAATHQNLENLVLNGGFREDLFHRINVIRVHIPPLRARHEDIPLLARHFLAIAARELKIESKTLHQETENVLQRLDWPGNVRQLENTCRWLTVMVAGQEILPADLPAEILNPINQFAVNESWEKKLEHWAERLFAQGEISLLDNAVPRFERVMITAALRHSVGRRQDAARLLGWGRNTITRKINELKMN